The Halobellus sp. MBLA0158 genome includes the window GTCGACGACGGAACCATCCACATCGGGAATCGGAGTTACGTCGAGACGGTTCTCGAAGACGCTGCGATCGAGGGACTCGAACCCGGTCTCGACAGGCTTCGGACCCTGGAGGCGGAGGGGAAGACCAGCGTTCTCGTTGCCCGCGAGCACGCCGGCAACGCCACGGTACTGGGATGGCTTGCGTTCACCGACACGGTCCGCCCCGGGGCTGCAGAAATGATCGAGGACCTCCGGTCGCTCGGCGTGGAGCACATCGTTATGTTGACCGGCGACAACGAGCGCGTCGCCCAGCAGATCGCTGACGAAGTCGGTATCGACGAGGTGCAGGCGGAACTGCTGCCGGAAGAGAAGGTAGCGACCATCGAAGAGCTAGTCGAGCGATACGAGAACGTGGCGATGGTGGGTGACGGCGTGAACGACGCACCGGCACTGGCGACGGCGACTCTCGGGATCGCTATGGGTGGCGCCGGGACCGACGTTGCCCTAGAGACGGCTGACGTCGTGTTGATGGGCGACGACATCGGGAAGATTCCCTACGTGCTCGGACTCGGTCGCCGGACGCGCCGGACGCTGACAGTCAACCTCGCAATCGCCTTTGGTGCAATTGCGCTGATGGTTGGCACGATTCTGTTACGCGGTATCCCCTTACCGCTGGCCGTGGTCGGCCACGAGGGATCGACGGTCCTCGTGTCCCTGAACGGGCTTCGATTACTCGGCTTTCGAGAATAGGATGTAGTGTCTAGTCACGCTGTCTCGACGGTGAACAACGAGTCGTCGTCGAGGACGACTTGTATGCGACGGTGCCAGGCCTCTGCGAAGGCCCCCCGTTGCTTCTCGCTTGCGGACCCCTCTAGAATTCCCTGGAGATTCCCGATTGCGGGCCCACCGTCAGGAACGTCGCTGACGTGGTAGGTCACTTCGACGGTCTCCTCCGTGTCGGTTCGCCGGAACCGGAAAGTCGGATCCGCCGTGTCCGGGTCGAACGCGTCGAAGACGAGGAGGTCGCGGCGGCCGCCGTAGCCGCCGGCGAGCCCGCTGAATCCGTCGTCTTCGGTCGCGCCAGTGACGTACGAGATGATGCGGCTCATCACGCCATACGTGGCATCGTCCTGCGGGCCGGCCGCCTGCATCTCGATTTCGCTCCGGACTGGATAGTCGTCGGAATACAGAGAGTCGAGCCCCAACTGGACGATCCGGTAGGCGCCCGAGGCAGTCGGACAGGAGTGTCCCGCCTCTTTCACCGCGTCTCTATAGGTGATGACGAACGGGTCGCCCGGTTCGAGGACGCCGAGGGCCTCCGCGACAGGGTCGCGAATTTCGATCGGATCGACGTCGTAGTCTACCTTCCAATTGGTTCTAGTCTGGGTCTCGGCGCTCGCAGTCGAGTTCGATGTCATGAGTGGTGGTGATAATCGCATCTAGTGGTCAGTGGCGAAGCAGTCGCATCCCGTTGAGGATGACAACGAGGACGCTGGCCTCGTGGACCAACATTCCCGCGGCGAGGGAGACATAGCTGGTGAGCACGCCCGCGAGCAGGACGGTTACGGTCAGCACTGCGAGCCCGACGTTCTCGAGGACGTTCCAGCGCGTCGCCTTGCTGAGTTTGACCGCGTATGGGATCCGTTCGAGGTCGTCCGCCATCAGCGCCATATCCGCCGTTTCGATGGCGGTGTCCGTCCCGGCGGCACCCATCGCGATGCCGACGTCAGCGGTCGCCAGCGACGGCGCGTCGTTGATGCCGTCGCCGACCATCGCGACGACGTGTCCGTCGGCTTGGTAGGCCTCGATGACGGTCTGCTTGTCCTCGGGGAGGAGTTCGGCGCGGTACTCGTCGATGCCGACCTCCTCGGCAACGGCGGCGGCCGTCCGCTCGTTGTCGCCGGTGAGCATCACCGTCTCGATGCCGACGTCCTGAAGCGCCGCGACGACGTTAGGAGCTGCCTCCCGGGCCTCGTCCCGCAGTGCGATTGCGCCGATGATGTCCCCATCGCGGATGACGTGGACGACCGTTTCGCCGCGCTCCTCACGCCCGCGGACGTAGTCGGCGATTCGACTAGGGACGTTGATGTCGCGGTCCTCCAGCAGTGCGCGGTTGCCGACAACAACTTCGGTGCCATCGGTATGGGCGATAACGCCCTTACCAGCGACCACGTCGAAATCGTCCGGATCGGGAATCGACTGGAGGCTGGCGTCCGTCTCGTCCGCCTGGGCGACCGCCGCCCCACCGTCCGTCGCAGCAATCGGGCGCTCGCGGGCTGCGTCGACGATGGCGTCGGCGAGGTGGTGTTCGCTCTTCTTCTCGGCGGTCGCCGCGAGCGTGAGGACCTCGTCATCGGCGATACCGAACCCCTCGATGTCGGCCACGGTGGTCTCGCCCTTCGTGAGGGTGCCGGTCTTGTCGAAGGCGACGAGGTCGATCTTGCCGGCGCGTTCGAGGTGTTCGTCGCCCTTCATCAGCACGCCCGATCGGGCGGCGTTGCCGATGGCCGAGACGATGCTGACTGGCGGCCCGATCACCAACGCGCCCGGACAACCAATGACCAACAGCGTCAGCGACAGGATCGCGTTCTGCGTCACTGCATATGCGCCGATGGCCAGCACGATGACGGCCGGCGTGTAGTACTTCGCGAACCGGTCGATGAGACTCTCCGTGGGCGACTGGGCCTCTTGGGCCTCCTCGACGCGACGGATGATACGTTCGAGCGTCGTGTCCGAGCCCGCACCCGTCGTCTGGATTTCTAGCGCGCCCTCCTGGTTGACCGTCCCGGCGTAGACTTCGTCGCCGTCGGCCTTGTGGACGGGCGCGCTCTCGCCTGTGACCGGCGCCTGGTTGACGGCGCTTTTGCCGTCGACGACCTCGCCATCGACCGGAATCTTCCCGCCCGGCTTCACGACGACGACCTCGCCCTCTTCGACCTCCCGGGCGGGAACCTCTTGGAGTTCCCCGTCGCGACGGACGGTGGCCGTGTCGGGCGTCATCTCCAGGAGCTCCTGGAGGGCCGTCCGGGTCTTCCGTATGGTCCGGCCCTCGAGGTAGCTCCCGAGGCTGAACAGGAAGACGACGGCGGCAGCCTCCCAGTACTCTCCGATGACGATGGCACCGATAGCGGCCAGCGTCACCAGCGTCTTGATACCGAGCGTCCGGCTGGTGACCTCGTGGTAGGCGGTCTTGGCGATGTCGTAGCCACCCACAATCGTCGCCAGGACGAGGATGGCGGCGCTTGCCATCTCGAAACTCGTGAGGTAGCCCAGACTCCAACCACCGCTGTACAGCAGGCCGCTCGTCGCCGTGACGATTGCCTTCCGGTGTTTCCGGTAGTACTGCGTGATCGATTGTTTGTTCATGGTGTTAGGCGGGCTGGGGCGTGTAACCCTGGTTTTCGATGGTCTGTGCGAAGGCGTCGGGGTCAGCGACGCTGTCGTCATATTCGATCTCGACGCGGCCGGTCGCGTAGTGGACTTCGACGTGCTGGACACCGTCGATGTTCGACAGGGCGCGTTCGACGGTGCTCGCACAGGTCGGGCAGTCCAAGTCGAGGACACGGAACTGGGTTGTGTCGCTCATTACAGTTTGAGGTAGTGCCCGTACCCCAATAAGTATTTTTTAGATGATATGTTTGAATACGGATATAGGTGATTGGAACAGTCAAACGGGTCGTCTAGGGCTTTCGGTATCACGAATCCAGTAACCTGAGTTCAAAGCAGCGTCCCGCTAGCTTTTCCCGCCTGCTCATACTCAGTTCTCGTATGAGTAGTTCCGGTACCGACCACCGGCTTGAGGACATCGCGGTGCGAGACACGCGGGTTTCGGACGCCATCGACGAACCGATGCGGGCGATGATCCTCGATATCCTCTCTGAGGAGGCGCTGACCGCAACTGAGGTCCACGACCGTTTAGAGGACCGCGGCGTCGACCGCACGGAGAACACGGTTCGTCATCACATCAACGAGTTACGGGATGCCGGTCTCGTCGACGTCGTCCGCTTTGAGGAAGGGCGCGGTGGGACGACGAAGTACTACCACGCGAATACGATCGTCCTCTCGTACTCACTGCCGGCGTCAGCCGATGACGCTGTCGAGGAGATGATCGAGGCCGTTCAGCCCCAGATTGGGGATGCACTCGATACTCTCACAGAAGACCACGACGACGCGATAGCGGAGATCGTCGCAGATATGCAGCCGTGTGAGCACTGTCAGACCCAGAAGTACGAAACCTACGTGCTCCTGACTGTCCTCCGCCGGGCGTTCGTTCGTGCGCACCGAGATTCTTGAGCTTGCGCCCTGTACCGCTGTCAAGATCTCAATTCACCGTATGTATTAGTTATCCGGCGATATCCCTCATACACAGCTGGCAATCCGAGGGGAAGTGCGAAGACCCCGAACCCGAGTAGGATGTATCCGGCTACGTGCCGGCGTCGCACAGCTAGAACTGTCGCGGCGACGCCGACGAACGCAATCAGATAGGCAAGATTACTCCAGAGCACGTTGTACGAGGAGCAGTATAGCCAGCAGACGACCGTGTAGGAGGGAGCGTTCCAGGTCGGCGGATGAAGCTTCGGCCAGAAAAACCGGCAGTATGTCGTCCAGCTGAGCATCGCGAGCGCCGGAAGTCCAGCAAGCCACATCGGTGTTCCGAACGGCATCCAGTCTCCGAATCGTCTATAGCCAGCGAGGAATAGCGCGGGAAAGCCGATAATCCACAGCCAGATGCCGATAGTGTAGGTCATGGGCCAGTGTTCGATCCGGGGCTGTGCAATCGGTAATCGTAGAGACTCGGGCAGCGTCGCCCACGGGAACGAGGGATCGGGAACGGGATTCGTGAGGAACGCGACCAGACAGAGTCCAGTCCCGATGAGGAGCCCGTATAACCCCACCGTCGTGTATCGGTCAAGCCACGCTGGAAGTTGCGGACGGGGAGACTGTTGACGGTGGTCGGGGTAGCCGGTCATCCTTCAGCTTTGATGTCTCGTCGTAATCAGGTATCTCGTTCGAGTGCTTCGCGTCGCTGTTCGTATTCCTCGTCAGTCAGCTCCCCGCGAGCGTAGGCAAGCCGAAGCTCTTCGAGTGCTTGGTCCGAGTCACTCGCAGCTCCCGTGACTGCGCGATAGATGAGGTACCCACCACCGACGAGGGCAGCGAGGAACAGCAGCTGCATCACGATACCGACGATGAACATCCAGCCAGGCATCGTCCCGTCGCCCCACATGTGACCGCCCCACATCCCGCCCATCATCGGACCGAACCCCATCATCCCGAAGCCCATGAAGAACAACGGGAAGATGAATACAGCACCGATGATAACGAGGAGGAGCGTAACAAGTCGCGTATCGTCTGAATTTGTCGGCATATTGTGATCCCTCCGTGAGTTGGGGTTCTCAGATTATACTACGCACTAACTATTCAATGCGGTTGTGCCTTTGACCTGCGTGTTCCACCCGCCACAACTCTTTTGAATACCTACTCACTACGGCTTTGACCCGAACTATCTGAAGGAAAACTGCAATAGATGATCCACACGATGATACATCTATGCAGGTGACGATGGTCGAGGGTATCTTCGAAGCCCTCCGGATCGGTGTCGGATTCCTCTGGACGGCGGCGTGGGCTATCATTATGGGACTCACGATCACGAGTCTGGTCCAAGTCTATGTCTCCAAGGAGCGAATGGCACAGGTGTTGGGCGACGGTGATCTGAGCGGGCTCACCAAGGCGACTGCGTTCGGTGCGGCCAGTAGTGGCTGCAGTTTCGGCGCTGTCGCCATCGGGAAGGGACTGTTCAAGAAGGGAGCGCATACGGTCAACTTTCTCGCGTTCATGTTCGCGTCGACGAATCTGATCGTCGAACTCGGGCTGATGATTCTGATTCTGCTCGGCTGGGAGTTCCTTCTCGCGGAACTGCTGGGCGGTCTCATCCTCATCGCCGTGATGGCGGTGATCGTCCACCTCACGCTCCCCGAGAATCTCTTTGCCGAAGTTCGAGAAACGCTCAACGAGCGCGACCGTGAGGCGGGCGTCACCGAAGACCCGACCTGCGGGATGGAAGGCAAAGACGAATACACGCTCACGACCGACGGCGGTGAGACGCTCAAATTCTGCTCGGAGGGCTGTATGGAGACCTACCGCCAGGAGACGTCGAGTCGCGGCGGGTGGCGTGACGAGTTGCTGTCGTGGGGTGGCTGGTACAAAGTCGGGAATCAGTACCGCAAGGAGTGGTCGATGATCTGGAAAGACATCGTCGCT containing:
- a CDS encoding heavy metal translocating P-type ATPase: MNKQSITQYYRKHRKAIVTATSGLLYSGGWSLGYLTSFEMASAAILVLATIVGGYDIAKTAYHEVTSRTLGIKTLVTLAAIGAIVIGEYWEAAAVVFLFSLGSYLEGRTIRKTRTALQELLEMTPDTATVRRDGELQEVPAREVEEGEVVVVKPGGKIPVDGEVVDGKSAVNQAPVTGESAPVHKADGDEVYAGTVNQEGALEIQTTGAGSDTTLERIIRRVEEAQEAQSPTESLIDRFAKYYTPAVIVLAIGAYAVTQNAILSLTLLVIGCPGALVIGPPVSIVSAIGNAARSGVLMKGDEHLERAGKIDLVAFDKTGTLTKGETTVADIEGFGIADDEVLTLAATAEKKSEHHLADAIVDAARERPIAATDGGAAVAQADETDASLQSIPDPDDFDVVAGKGVIAHTDGTEVVVGNRALLEDRDINVPSRIADYVRGREERGETVVHVIRDGDIIGAIALRDEAREAAPNVVAALQDVGIETVMLTGDNERTAAAVAEEVGIDEYRAELLPEDKQTVIEAYQADGHVVAMVGDGINDAPSLATADVGIAMGAAGTDTAIETADMALMADDLERIPYAVKLSKATRWNVLENVGLAVLTVTVLLAGVLTSYVSLAAGMLVHEASVLVVILNGMRLLRH
- a CDS encoding heavy-metal-associated domain-containing protein, with amino-acid sequence MSDTTQFRVLDLDCPTCASTVERALSNIDGVQHVEVHYATGRVEIEYDDSVADPDAFAQTIENQGYTPQPA
- a CDS encoding ArsR/SmtB family transcription factor, which produces MSSSGTDHRLEDIAVRDTRVSDAIDEPMRAMILDILSEEALTATEVHDRLEDRGVDRTENTVRHHINELRDAGLVDVVRFEEGRGGTTKYYHANTIVLSYSLPASADDAVEEMIEAVQPQIGDALDTLTEDHDDAIAEIVADMQPCEHCQTQKYETYVLLTVLRRAFVRAHRDS
- a CDS encoding SHOCT domain-containing protein, whose translation is MPTNSDDTRLVTLLLVIIGAVFIFPLFFMGFGMMGFGPMMGGMWGGHMWGDGTMPGWMFIVGIVMQLLFLAALVGGGYLIYRAVTGAASDSDQALEELRLAYARGELTDEEYEQRREALERDT
- a CDS encoding permease, with amino-acid sequence MQVTMVEGIFEALRIGVGFLWTAAWAIIMGLTITSLVQVYVSKERMAQVLGDGDLSGLTKATAFGAASSGCSFGAVAIGKGLFKKGAHTVNFLAFMFASTNLIVELGLMILILLGWEFLLAELLGGLILIAVMAVIVHLTLPENLFAEVRETLNERDREAGVTEDPTCGMEGKDEYTLTTDGGETLKFCSEGCMETYRQETSSRGGWRDELLSWGGWYKVGNQYRKEWSMIWKDIVAGFLISGFVIVFVPQWVWNTLFIQGDGLLVTAENAIMGVTIAVLSFVGSMGNVPFAVALWGGGVSFAGIIAFVYADLITIPVLNVYRKYYGWKIMLYIFGVFFVTMAFTGFLMELLFDALGIVPDLAGGETATEQTYFELNYTFYLNLIAFALSGFLLYVYRRGLGAPSQYRDPVCGMRTDDSEPSATHDGETYYFCSQTCKETFEKDPDEYATGHPMVMEGHDH